The sequence below is a genomic window from Nitrobacter winogradskyi Nb-255.
GCCGGATTGATGGCCGTCACAAAGCCGACCGCTTGAAACAAGGCATCAGACCGGTCCCGGGTTTCGTTTTTGGCTTTGTGAACCTGGACCAGCAGAAACTCCGTGCCCCGCGCTCGGGCGGCCGCGCCGTCCCCGGAGGAGAAAGCGTGAGCCTTGCCGAAGTCGAGGATTACCGCCGTGGCGGCGATGGTCCATACGAAAATACGATATCTCATGGCATGTCCCGAATTGGCCGGCACGAATCTTCCGCATTGCGCGCACCGAACCATACTAGCTGTTTGATCCCGGCATTTGATGGTGCATTATTTTCCGGAGAATGGAAGGATGCGCTATGGGACAGGTTCTTCACGGGAGCGCCACGACGACAGAGGCAATCCGTCGAGCAATACAAAATAGTGAAGAGAGCCTGAGAGCGCTGTCGAAACGCTACGGGATCAACCAGAAGACCGTCGCAAAATGGAAGAAGCGGACCTCGGTGGCCGACCTTCCGACGGGACCGAAAGATCCGCGCTCGACGGTGCTCTCATCCGAGGAGGAGGCGATCATCGTCGCCTTCCGCAAGCATACCCTGTTGCCGCTCGATGATTGCCTCTACGCGCTTCAGCCAACGATCCCGCACCTGTCGCGGTCTTCATTGCATCGCTGCCTGCACCGTCACGGCATCAGCCGGCTCCCGGAGGTCGAAGGCGACAAGCCGATCAGGAAGACGTTCAGGAGCTACCCGATCGGCTACTTCCACATCGACATCGCCGAGGTGCAGACGGCTGAGGGCAAGCTGCGCCTGTTCGTGGCCATCGACCGCACTTCGAAGTTCGCCTACGCCGAGCTCCACCAAGAGGCGGGCAAGATGGTCGCGGCTCAGTTCCTGCGCAACCTCATCGTGGCAGTTCCCTATGCCATCCACACGGTGCTGACGGACAACGGCATCCAGTTCACCAACCACGCCCGTCACAAATATGCGTTCCACCACATCTTCGATCGCGTCTGCGACGAGAACGGCATCGAGCACAGGCTCACCAGGATCAACCATCCCTGGACCAACGGACAGGTGGAACGGATGAACCGCACCATCAAGGACGCCACCGTCAAGCGCTTCCACTACGACAATCATGACCAACTGCGCCGGCACCTTCAGGACTTCATCAAGGCATACAACTTCGGTCGAAGGCTGAAGACGCTCAAAGGCCTCACACCCTACGAGTTCATCTGCAAACGATGGACTTCAGAGCCCGATCGATTCATCATCGATCCAATCCATCAAATGCCGGGACTGAACATCAGTTCAATCCCAGGAGAAAGTAATGCATCGTCGTGAATTCGTGACCGCCATCGGAACCGCGGCAGCCGTCGTCTCGGCGGCTCAAGCCTTCGCCGTCACGGCGGACGCCGCCACCGGCGAATCGATGCACCCGGCAAAATACAAGGCTCTGGAAGAAGCCATCGCTCATTGCATCTCGGCAGGCGACGCCTGCATGCGGCATTGTCTCGGCATGTTAAGCATGAAAGACGTAAGCATGGCCGGCTGCACGAACGCGACCTATCAGGTGATTGCCGGCTGCACGGCGTTGCGAACACTGGCGGCGGTCAACTCGCACCACGTTCCGGCCCTGGGCAAGGTCGTCGCGCAGATGTGCACGGATTGCCAGAAGGAATGCGAGAAATTCCCGGATGTGGCGGAGTGCAAGTCGTGCGGCGATGCGTGCAAGACCTGCGCCGAAGAATGCCGTAAGGTGGCGGCATAAGACGGCCCCGGCCGCCCGCTCAGGGAAGACCCCATAGCGCAGCGACGAGACTGGCGGTAGAACCCGGGCGTTCACGCCAGCATGGGCTATTTGAGAACGCTAGAGCATGATCCGTTCAAGTTGAATCGGACCATGCTCTAGAGATTATTGTCTGGTCGCATTTTCTTGCGGCGAACCGGTATCCACTTCGCCGGAAAATGCTCTACGGTGAAAACGCGGTAGCCAGACATAACGGAGCCCGAACCGGCCGGGGCATCTTCTCGACAAACCAACCCCGCCATGGTAGTTCCCTGCGCGAAAGGCTAAGGGATCATGCGCCGGCGGCTGGGAAGATTTCTTCCGATCGTCATGTTTGCGATGCTGGTGCAGATATTCGCACCCGTAGCCGCCTGTCTGGCGTTCAACCCGGCCACGGCCGATCCGCTGGTGGGCGCGATATGCTCGCACGCGTCCGACCCGAGTTCTCCGCAGGACCGTGAGAACGATCCGCAGCAGATGCACGGCGGCGCCTGTGCGTTGTGTTGCGTCATTCAGGCTGCAACTCCGCCCGCCGATCCGCAAGCCTTCGCGGTCGGGATCGAGCGTGACGCGAGCACCGTCATCTGGCGCGGCGCGGTCTTCGGGCCGCCGCCTTTCCCCGTTGACGCCAACGCGCAGGCGCGCGCGCCCCCTTCCATTTCCTGATTGACCAAATCTGCGATCACCGCGACTGCATCGCTGCGGCGAGGCGCGTTTGATTGAATGCCTTGTTTGATTGAATGCCTTGGGCGATCGCCCGCATCAGGAATATGCCATGTTTCGTTCTTGCCTCCTTTCGAGCGCCGGCGCGCTCGCGTTATTCGCTGTTTGCGACGGGGCCGCGGCGCAGACGGCGGCCTCGACACTGCCAGCCATCACGGTCGACGCCCCGCGCCAGGCCCAGCCCAGCCCGCGCAAGAAGAGAGCGGTCGTCCAGCGCGGCGCTCCGAGATCCTTGCGGCCGCAGCCGGCCGTGGCGGTGATGCCGTCGCCGGCGCCTACGGAGTCGCTGCTCGCGACCCTTCACCGGGCGCCGATCGGACAGCCCCAGACCACCATCGGCCGCGATCAGTTTGACAACAGGCCGTCATTCTCCGTGGCCGACGTGCTGCGTGACAGTCCCGGCATCTCCGTCAAGCAGGGGAACGGCCCGCGCGACTTCGGCATCTCGATCCGCGGATCGAACGCGCGCAACGGCTTCGGCATCCGCAATCTGGTGATCTTCGACGATGGCTTCCCGGTCACCCAGCCAGACGGACTGTCCCGCAGCGACCTGATCGATCCTCATGCCTACGGGGCCATCGACGTGATCCGGGGTCCGTCGTCCGCGCTTTACGGCAACTACGCGACCGGCGGCGCGCTGAACTTCAGGACCCGCCGCGGCGCGGAGATCAACGGCTTCGAATACGGTTCCGATGCGGGAAGCTATGGATACTTCAACAACTATCTGACCGTCGGCCAGAAAACCGGAAACTTCGAAGCCTCGCTGTTCGCAAGCGACACCCGCAGCGACGGCTACACGGGTAACACCTGGTTCAACACCCAGACCGTGAATTTCCTCGGAACGCTGCAGGCGACGCCGGACGATCGCCTCACCTTCAAGCTGATCAACAATACGCTCGACGCGCGTCTCGCGATCCGATCCTCGCTCAATCAATTCGACGCCAATCCCTTCCAGCGCGGCTGCGCAACGGCCGCGACGGCCGCTCCCGGCTGCGGCACTGTCAGCCTGTTCAATAACGGCTTCAACCCAGCCGCCGGAACCACTCCTACAACGGCCGAGCAGGCCGGCTTTGGCCGCACCGATCGCCGGACGATCGTCGGCGGCCGCTGGGAGCATGATTTCGACAACCAGACCACCTGGCGCAACCAGTTCGTGTTCGACGACCGCAACATCAGCCAGCCGACCGGCGCCACGGGCGCGATCGGCGACTATCCGTCCTATAACCTCATGAGCGACATCGTCAGGCGAGGTCAGATCTTCGGGATGGACGCCACCGGCTATCTCGGCGTGTTCTACAACACCCTCAGCTGGTCCGGCGACACGTATCGCGTGATGCCGGGCGGCAACGCCTCGCGCGGCTGGCTGGTGTCAAATCTCACGGGCATGCACACCAATTACGGCGCGCGCGCGCGCGGAGAAATCCAGATCAATGAATCATGGTCCGCGATCGCCGGCATCGGATGGGAGACGACGCATCTCAAGGGCGTCAATACCGCCTATAGCTACGCGGGCCCAACCGGAATCCCGGCCACGACGATCAACAGCGTGGATCGCCAGCTCCAGAACACCGCGCCGGAGTTCGCGCTGCAATACCGCGCCGACAAGGACTGGCTCTTCCGCGCGCGGGTCGCGACCGGTTACGGGACGCCACAGGTCGGCAACCTGTTCGTGCTGCCGAACGGCCAGAACGGCAACAACACGCAGCTCAATCCGCAAAGGAATCTCGGTTACGATCTCGGCTTCGACTGGACGCCGGATCCGACACTCAGGATCAGCGCGACAGGATTCTACGAGTTCTTCCGCGACGAACTGGTCACACAGGCGGCCCCCCTCGGCGCGCCGAATGCGAGCTATACGTTCAATGCCCCGAAATCCGAGCACCGGGGCGTCGAACTATTGGCGCAATGGCGCTTCCTACCAAGCTGGCGTGTGACCGCCGCCTACACCTATCTCGACCAGATCTACACGAGCTACACCGAGAACATCAACAACGGCGCCACCTTCAGCTTCGATCGGGCGGGCAACAAAATTCCCGGCATCTCGCCGAACGAACTGACGGCGCGGCTTTCCTACGACCAGCTCTCGGGCGCCCTGCAAGGGGTTGGCGCGTTCGTCGAGCTTCAATGGAAGGACACGTTCTATATGGACAACGCCAACCTGCTGAAAGCGCCCGGCTACGAACTCGTCAATCTCAATGTGCACTACGACACGCCCCTGCAATCGGAGTATCTAAAGTCGTTCCATCTTTATTTCGAAGTGAGGAACGTCTTCGACAAGACATTCGTGGCGTCCGCCAACAACATCGCCAATACCGTCACCGCCGCGGGCCTTCAAAACCCCGCCAGCGTTCTGGCCAACACCGGCGGGTCGATCTATGCCGGGCAGCCACGCATGTTCATCGCAGGAATGAGGCTTGCGTTTCGATAGCAAAGGGAAGCCTGACCATGATCAGAACGGCAGCAGCAGCAGCGATTGCGCTCTTCCTGCAAGGCGCTGCGAACGCGCAGATGAGTCACCACCACGCCTCAGAGGCCGCCTGCGATACGACCGAGCTGCGCTGCGCGACCAAGGTCACGCCGGCATTCGCGCCTGACGGAACCTTGTGGCTGGCGTGGATGGCGGGCGGGCGCATTTCGGTGGCGCGCTCCGGGGATCACGGAAAGACCTTTTCAGCACCCGTCGCGGTGTTTGATCAAGCGCTCAAGCTCGATTGGGGACCCGATGCCCGCCCCAGCATGATCGTTGACCGGCAAAACCGGATCGCCATCGCCTTTTCGATTTTCCGCGACAAGAACTTCAACGGCGAGGTGCTGTACACGCGCTCCGTCGATGAAGGCCGCCGCTTCAGTAAACCGGAACCCATTACACCGGGCACTGAAAGCCAACGCTTCGTGCAACTCGCGCTGGACAGCGACGGTTCGGTCTTCGCGGCCTGGATCGACAAGCGCAACCGCGCGCGCGCAAGCGCGGGCAATCAGAGCTATAACGGAGCAGCGCTGTTTTTTTCCTGGTCGAAGGACGGCGGCGGCACCTATTCCGAAACCCGGCTTGTGAAAGACAACACCTGCGAGTGCTGCCGGATCGCCGTCGCGTTCGCAGGCTCTCGCCAGCCCGCCGTTCTGTTTCGCAATATCTTCCCCGGCGGCGTTCGGGATCACGCGATCGTCACCTTCGGGGATTCGGCTGCGCCGGGGGAAATCCACCGCGTCAGCCACGACGGCTGGAAGACCGACGCGTGCCCGCATCAGGGGCCAAGCCTCGCCATCTCGCCGGAGGGAACCTATCACGCGGTCTGGTTCACCAGCGGCGAAGCTCGAAAAGGTTTGTTCCATGCGCGCTCGACCGACGGCGGACAGACCTTCTCCGAGCCCATGGCGATCGGCAGGCCCGACCGGAACGCGTCACGCCCCTACGTATTGACGAGCGGCTCGGGCACCACGATCGTCTGGAAAGAATTCGACGGCGAGAAAACCACCGTGAAGCTGATAAGGTCCGGCGATGATGGAAAAAGCTGGTCGCAACCGCGAGACATCGCCGCGACGACGGACGCGTCGGATCATCCTCTGCTTGTGGGGAATGGATCGGAGGTCTTCCTGTCATGGATGACGAAAGCTGACGGCTATCACATCACGCAGATCGATAGCGCGCCATGAAACATCCCTTGTTACTCTTCGCGTTCGTGCTTGCCGGCGCCGTTCTTCCACAACGTCTTGCGGCGCACGATGAATTGCGCGCGTTTCAGCGCGGAAGCTGGCAAACCATCCTCCACGCACACGCAGGCCGTCCGATGATGGTCAACTTCTGGGGGGTTACCTGCGGCCCTTGCAAGGTCGAACTGCCGCTTCTCGGAAAGTTCGTCAAGGACAATCCCGGCGTCGATGTCGTGACGGTCAATGCCGATCTCGTTCCGAACGCGCGCGAGGCGGCGCTATCGATGCTGCGGAAGGCCGGACTATCGTCGACCGAGAACTGGACCTTCAGCGACAGTTTCGTCGAACGGCTGCGCTATGAGATCGATCCCGCCTGGCAGGGTGACATCCCGCGCACGATGCTGATCGCGCGCGACGGAAAGATCACAACCATTGAAGGCATCGTCGAACTTGCCAAGGTGAGGGAATGGTTCGCGAGCCAGGCGGTCGAGGCAGACTCGGAAAGCACGCGTCGAACGCATAATTGATGGCGAGCCTGTCGGGAGTTCTTCCCCGACATTTGAATCCGTGATCTTCGCAGCGAAAGACGTGCGGCGGTGCTGCCCTTCTTGTTTTAACGCGTTTTCTTCACACGAACCGGTATCCACTTCGCTCGAAAACGCTATAAGATTCGAACACTGAACCAGGAGATCCGCGAGCGACGCACCCCGAGAAACATGAAGCCGTTGCGCGCCCCCCCCCATGCGCAAGTCGCGCCGCCCGGTGTAGCGTTCCTGATCAATCGAACGGGGCTCCAAGCGTCGCTGATTACGCGTTGAACATCCAGAGCTGCTCGCTTGCCATAAAGCCCGTCAGCAGGAACAAGCCGACGACGATGACCATCGCCGCGGCGCCAACCTCGATGCCCTTCATAACAAGCGCTCCCCTGCCCGGTCGAGCGTCCGTCATACGACCGGCGAGATTGCGTGCGCAGACAGCAAGCGTCGCAATCGCAGCGATCGTGATCGCCGTGCCCGCTCCCATCATCAGGGCCGAACCTATTCCGGTCCAGAACATATCCTGAGACAATGCGAAGACCAGGATGATGATCGCACCCGAGCAGGGTCGCGCGCCCACGGCCAGAACGGCCGCAAAACCCCTTCTCCAGCCGCCAGGGCCCGCGAGGTCCTCCGGTTCCGGACCATGAGCGTGCCCGCATCCGGATGCGTGATCATGATCGCAAGCGGGATCGCAGTCCTTGTGAGCGGAATGATCATGCCGGAGATGACCATGGCGTTGTCCATCATGATGACGGCAACCACAATCGACCGCGGGTTTTGAAAGATCGGGAACGCGATGCTCAGCAGCGACGGCCGCGGCGCCAAGGCTTCTTGCACGCCTGATCTCGCGACAGGATCGCAGGAAGCTGCGTCCTTTCACCCAGAGCAAGCGAGCGCCGATCAAGACAACCAGACCATAGCTGAAGATCTCGATCACGCGAACCGTGTCGCCCATGGCCTTTGCGGTCACTTCAAGAACGATCGCCCCGATGGCGACGATCGCAATCGCGACCATCGCCTGAAGCATCGCGGACGCGAACGAAAGCGTCACGCCACGCTTCCAGGTCTCATTGTTCGCGACGAGATAGGAGGAGATCACGGCCTTGCCATGGCCAGGACCGGCGGCGTGGAAAACGCCGTAGAGAAACGAAAAGCCGAGCAGACCCCATATTGCGGAGCCATCGGTCTTGCTGGCACGGACAAGAGCGGAAAGCGAGCGGTAGATTGCGGCCTGCTGACTGAAGATCCAGCCGAAGAAACCCGCGGACGAAGACGCCGCCGCCGGCTGCCGGGAGCCTAACGACAGGCTTTGCGCGAGTGCAGCATCCATCAGGCCGGCAACGAGCAGCAGCGCGCAGGTAAAGATCGCCACCTTCGCCGCATACGGGCACTGATGTCCGTGACCATCAGCCATTAAATACTTCTCGGTCACATGTCGTCATGGACACTTGATGCGGATCTTGTTGGAAAAACCCTGTCCGAAAGTATCAAGGGAATCGAGCGGGTTTTGATCGAGCTGGCTCATCCGAAGCTGCTCGTCGGCGGTCGGCGTGCGAGGGCTATCGACGATCAGCTGGCAGCTTGCGGGCGCTCCGGCCAAAGCGACAGGCTGATCCTTCGCGAGCCCGAAATCGACGAAGATCGTCGGATCATACACCTCGATCAGCATCGCCTTGGCGGCAACAGGCGTCTTCAGCGGCAGCGTAAAGTGCAGGATCAAGGCCGAATCCTTGTATTCAAGCCAGTAATCAACGGGATCGGAAAACGTCGCTTTCTTCCCGTCAGCCTTCGCGTAGGTGAAATAGTCATTCTCCTTGAGAGATGTCACGTTCACCTCCGCGAGGGCGTTCAGTTCCTCGCGCGTATATTGTCCCTTTGTCGCATGATGGATGCCCTGCAAGGCATAGGCGGAGAACATATCGTCGAACGTCCATGCGTGACGGATTCCGCTCATCACACCGTCCGGTGTGTAGAGAATTTCGCTGCGGATGGTGACCCAGACATGCGGATGAGCACTGGCGGACATCAGCGTGCCCGCAAGGAAAAGAAGCGCAAGACAAATGATCGACCGGATCCGGCTCATGATCCTGAGAGCGATAAGGACAAGTGCGGCGGAATAGCGGCGGCGATCGGAATCGGAAAGGATCCGCGCCGTCGACGACCAGGCTCCGTGCGATCGCAACTCGTGCGCCAGCACGGCGACGACGGCTCGCGCAATCCGGATCACTCGCGGGAAAGATCCGACAGCGAAGCCGCCGCGACTCTCCGGTCGCAAATCCACGACCGACTTCGCGCGGCCGATCCGGCAGGTTCTCATGCCCGGCGGCTTGACGAACACAATCCGATATTCTATAGTTCATTGGAATATTGGATTTTCTGGTGAGATGGTTTCCGATCCTCAATGGCATCAGCTTGAGTTGGCCGCCGAAATGCTCAAGGCGCTGGCTGACCCACACCGGCTCGGCATCCTCTTGCGGTTATCAAAACGCGAGCTGAGCGTCGGAGAACTCGCCGAGATCGAACAGGAGAAGGTCACTACGATGTCCGCCCGTTTGAAGGTCCTGCTGACGGCGCATCTCGTCAAACGGCGGCGCAAGGGCCAGAGCGTCCTTTATTCGTTAGCCGACACGCACGTGCTCAACCTCGTGGACAATGCGATCGAGCACGCTTGCGAAGGCCACTAAACCCCAGCCAGGAAAGGAAAGTACATGACGACTCATGCTGATCATCCGCACAAGCACGGGCCTTCATGCGGCCACGTCGGGATCAAACACGGCGATCATGTCGACTACCTGCATGACGGCCATCTGCACCACCAGGCCGGCGACGCCGTCGAGGAGCACGCCATCGACGTCAGCGCCGAGAATCCCGACCGTTGCACGCCGGAGTTTGGTCATGTGGGCCACGACGCCG
It includes:
- a CDS encoding copper-binding protein, which produces MRYRIFVWTIAATAVILDFGKAHAFSSGDGAAARARGTEFLLVQVHKAKNETRDRSDALFQAVGFVTAINPATGSLTINHEEIVGLMPPMEMVFQVEPPTLSEGVKPGDKVEFRIDGKTYRVRELKVIEQSE
- a CDS encoding IS481 family transposase, encoding MGQVLHGSATTTEAIRRAIQNSEESLRALSKRYGINQKTVAKWKKRTSVADLPTGPKDPRSTVLSSEEEAIIVAFRKHTLLPLDDCLYALQPTIPHLSRSSLHRCLHRHGISRLPEVEGDKPIRKTFRSYPIGYFHIDIAEVQTAEGKLRLFVAIDRTSKFAYAELHQEAGKMVAAQFLRNLIVAVPYAIHTVLTDNGIQFTNHARHKYAFHHIFDRVCDENGIEHRLTRINHPWTNGQVERMNRTIKDATVKRFHYDNHDQLRRHLQDFIKAYNFGRRLKTLKGLTPYEFICKRWTSEPDRFIIDPIHQMPGLNISSIPGESNASS
- a CDS encoding four-helix bundle copper-binding protein, which encodes MHRREFVTAIGTAAAVVSAAQAFAVTADAATGESMHPAKYKALEEAIAHCISAGDACMRHCLGMLSMKDVSMAGCTNATYQVIAGCTALRTLAAVNSHHVPALGKVVAQMCTDCQKECEKFPDVAECKSCGDACKTCAEECRKVAA
- a CDS encoding DUF2946 domain-containing protein encodes the protein MRRRLGRFLPIVMFAMLVQIFAPVAACLAFNPATADPLVGAICSHASDPSSPQDRENDPQQMHGGACALCCVIQAATPPADPQAFAVGIERDASTVIWRGAVFGPPPFPVDANAQARAPPSIS
- a CDS encoding TonB-dependent receptor family protein — encoded protein: MFRSCLLSSAGALALFAVCDGAAAQTAASTLPAITVDAPRQAQPSPRKKRAVVQRGAPRSLRPQPAVAVMPSPAPTESLLATLHRAPIGQPQTTIGRDQFDNRPSFSVADVLRDSPGISVKQGNGPRDFGISIRGSNARNGFGIRNLVIFDDGFPVTQPDGLSRSDLIDPHAYGAIDVIRGPSSALYGNYATGGALNFRTRRGAEINGFEYGSDAGSYGYFNNYLTVGQKTGNFEASLFASDTRSDGYTGNTWFNTQTVNFLGTLQATPDDRLTFKLINNTLDARLAIRSSLNQFDANPFQRGCATAATAAPGCGTVSLFNNGFNPAAGTTPTTAEQAGFGRTDRRTIVGGRWEHDFDNQTTWRNQFVFDDRNISQPTGATGAIGDYPSYNLMSDIVRRGQIFGMDATGYLGVFYNTLSWSGDTYRVMPGGNASRGWLVSNLTGMHTNYGARARGEIQINESWSAIAGIGWETTHLKGVNTAYSYAGPTGIPATTINSVDRQLQNTAPEFALQYRADKDWLFRARVATGYGTPQVGNLFVLPNGQNGNNTQLNPQRNLGYDLGFDWTPDPTLRISATGFYEFFRDELVTQAAPLGAPNASYTFNAPKSEHRGVELLAQWRFLPSWRVTAAYTYLDQIYTSYTENINNGATFSFDRAGNKIPGISPNELTARLSYDQLSGALQGVGAFVELQWKDTFYMDNANLLKAPGYELVNLNVHYDTPLQSEYLKSFHLYFEVRNVFDKTFVASANNIANTVTAAGLQNPASVLANTGGSIYAGQPRMFIAGMRLAFR
- a CDS encoding sialidase family protein translates to MIRTAAAAAIALFLQGAANAQMSHHHASEAACDTTELRCATKVTPAFAPDGTLWLAWMAGGRISVARSGDHGKTFSAPVAVFDQALKLDWGPDARPSMIVDRQNRIAIAFSIFRDKNFNGEVLYTRSVDEGRRFSKPEPITPGTESQRFVQLALDSDGSVFAAWIDKRNRARASAGNQSYNGAALFFSWSKDGGGTYSETRLVKDNTCECCRIAVAFAGSRQPAVLFRNIFPGGVRDHAIVTFGDSAAPGEIHRVSHDGWKTDACPHQGPSLAISPEGTYHAVWFTSGEARKGLFHARSTDGGQTFSEPMAIGRPDRNASRPYVLTSGSGTTIVWKEFDGEKTTVKLIRSGDDGKSWSQPRDIAATTDASDHPLLVGNGSEVFLSWMTKADGYHITQIDSAP
- a CDS encoding TlpA family protein disulfide reductase translates to MKHPLLLFAFVLAGAVLPQRLAAHDELRAFQRGSWQTILHAHAGRPMMVNFWGVTCGPCKVELPLLGKFVKDNPGVDVVTVNADLVPNAREAALSMLRKAGLSSTENWTFSDSFVERLRYEIDPAWQGDIPRTMLIARDGKITTIEGIVELAKVREWFASQAVEADSESTRRTHN
- a CDS encoding nickel/cobalt transporter, with protein sequence MADGHGHQCPYAAKVAIFTCALLLVAGLMDAALAQSLSLGSRQPAAASSSAGFFGWIFSQQAAIYRSLSALVRASKTDGSAIWGLLGFSFLYGVFHAAGPGHGKAVISSYLVANNETWKRGVTLSFASAMLQAMVAIAIVAIGAIVLEVTAKAMGDTVRVIEIFSYGLVVLIGARLLWVKGRSFLRSCREIRRARSLGAAAVAAEHRVPDLSKPAVDCGCRHHDGQRHGHLRHDHSAHKDCDPACDHDHASGCGHAHGPEPEDLAGPGGWRRGFAAVLAVGARPCSGAIIILVFALSQDMFWTGIGSALMMGAGTAITIAAIATLAVCARNLAGRMTDARPGRGALVMKGIEVGAAAMVIVVGLFLLTGFMASEQLWMFNA
- a CDS encoding DUF1007 family protein, with the translated sequence MSRIRSIICLALLFLAGTLMSASAHPHVWVTIRSEILYTPDGVMSGIRHAWTFDDMFSAYALQGIHHATKGQYTREELNALAEVNVTSLKENDYFTYAKADGKKATFSDPVDYWLEYKDSALILHFTLPLKTPVAAKAMLIEVYDPTIFVDFGLAKDQPVALAGAPASCQLIVDSPRTPTADEQLRMSQLDQNPLDSLDTFGQGFSNKIRIKCP
- a CDS encoding ArsR/SmtB family transcription factor, whose product is MVSDPQWHQLELAAEMLKALADPHRLGILLRLSKRELSVGELAEIEQEKVTTMSARLKVLLTAHLVKRRRKGQSVLYSLADTHVLNLVDNAIEHACEGH